The Heyndrickxia vini genome contains a region encoding:
- the dnaE gene encoding DNA polymerase III subunit alpha has protein sequence MSFVHLQVTTAYSLLSSTISIQKLVEKAKELQYQTLAITDRNVLYGVVPFYKECIKNQIKPIIGLTIDVISEMDKETSYPLVLLAKNTTGYNNLLKLSSTIQTKSPNGIPLKWLKGYHEGLFGFTPGITGEIEQYLLRGEFEKAEKVASIFQSIFEKDSFYLSLQNHQLADEKIIREKFVQLSKKCNIKLIVTNDVQYLEKSDSFSHECLLAINENKKLSDDDRKTLPSEEYDLKDKKSMVEAFSEYIDALENTVLVANSCQLQIEMGRKLLPKFPLPIGETSDKVLKEYCEKGLRERFDHPEQIYWERLSYELSIINQMKFSDYFLIVSDFMKFARTQGILTGPGRGSAAGSLVAYVLKITNVDPIEHELLFERFLNPERITMPDIDIDFPDHRRDEVIQYVTEKYGQLHVAQIITFGTFAAKAAARDVARVFGFNSKELEQLSRMIPSKLGITLKQAFKESKKLQEFVDESEIHQKLFQTALKIEGIPRHVSTHAAGVVISEEPLVNLIPIQDGHTGSYLTQYPMDILEEIGLLKMDFLGLRNLSLIERIVTSIQKGTGTKINIDQIPLDDEKTYQLLSEGNTTGVFQLESEGMRSVLKRLKPTDFEDIVAVNALYRPGPMENIPQYIDRKHGKEVIKHPHQDLESILKKTYGVIIYQEQIMQIASRMAGFSLGEADLLRRAVSKKKKDVLDQERIHFVNGATENGYSEKTANEIYDLIVRFANYGFNRSHAVAYSFIAYQLAYLKAHFPLYFMASLLTSAVGNADKIAQYIREANQMNIQVLPPSINKSHYFFKVEKNAILFSLAAIKGLGGVALKDILNARASKSFSDLFDFCIRTSHLSINRKTIENLVFSGAFDEFQVDRATLLASIDVALQHAELVNPSDNMEDLFSDDEFFQIKPKYVEVEPISIIDKLSFEKQVLGLYLSDHPIRPFQKLINDYTNDTILSISNNQKHVKLGVYLNEVKTIRTKKGEQMCFVKISDSSGEMEGVLFPKSYRQYSGLCRQGQVTLLEGTVEVRNDSKQLIIQKMTDMKDIEEANKKLYLRIPYLFQSHESLIRIKEIIQSHHGGIPVILFYEHTQTTIQLPRVNWVQPSEQCIDELIRLLGEQNVILQ, from the coding sequence TTGTCATTTGTCCATTTACAAGTAACAACCGCATATAGCTTATTATCTAGCACCATCTCAATTCAAAAACTAGTTGAAAAAGCTAAAGAGCTTCAATATCAAACATTGGCCATTACCGATCGGAATGTGCTGTACGGAGTGGTTCCGTTTTATAAAGAATGTATAAAAAATCAGATAAAGCCTATTATCGGATTAACAATAGATGTTATCAGTGAAATGGATAAAGAAACGTCCTATCCACTCGTCCTATTAGCTAAAAATACAACGGGATACAATAATTTATTAAAGCTTTCAAGTACGATCCAAACAAAATCACCAAATGGTATTCCGTTAAAATGGTTAAAAGGATACCATGAAGGCTTGTTTGGCTTTACACCTGGGATAACTGGTGAAATTGAACAGTATTTACTGCGGGGAGAATTCGAAAAGGCGGAAAAAGTGGCATCTATTTTCCAAAGTATTTTTGAAAAGGATTCATTCTATCTTTCTTTGCAAAATCATCAACTTGCTGATGAAAAAATAATAAGAGAAAAATTCGTTCAACTTTCAAAAAAATGTAATATAAAACTTATCGTTACGAATGATGTGCAATATTTGGAAAAAAGTGATAGCTTTAGCCACGAATGTTTACTTGCTATCAATGAAAATAAGAAACTTAGTGATGATGATCGAAAAACACTTCCATCCGAAGAGTACGATTTGAAAGATAAAAAGAGCATGGTGGAAGCTTTCTCTGAATATATCGACGCATTAGAAAATACAGTACTTGTAGCAAATTCGTGTCAATTACAAATTGAAATGGGGAGAAAACTTCTACCGAAATTTCCCTTGCCTATTGGGGAAACCTCTGACAAAGTTTTAAAGGAATACTGTGAAAAAGGGTTGCGGGAAAGATTTGATCATCCGGAACAGATTTATTGGGAACGTTTATCTTATGAATTATCAATAATTAATCAAATGAAATTTAGTGATTATTTCCTTATAGTTTCGGATTTTATGAAATTTGCACGAACCCAAGGAATATTAACTGGACCTGGTCGAGGTTCAGCAGCGGGCTCTCTTGTCGCCTATGTATTAAAAATTACGAATGTCGACCCAATTGAACATGAATTGCTTTTTGAACGATTTTTAAATCCAGAGAGAATAACGATGCCTGATATTGATATTGATTTTCCGGATCATCGTCGGGATGAAGTCATTCAATATGTTACTGAAAAATACGGACAGTTACATGTAGCACAAATTATTACGTTTGGAACATTTGCCGCAAAAGCTGCGGCAAGAGATGTTGCTAGGGTATTTGGCTTTAATTCAAAGGAATTAGAGCAATTGTCAAGGATGATTCCAAGTAAACTAGGTATAACATTAAAACAAGCATTTAAGGAATCAAAGAAGCTTCAGGAATTTGTTGATGAATCTGAAATACATCAAAAACTTTTTCAGACAGCATTAAAAATTGAAGGAATTCCACGACATGTTTCAACACACGCGGCGGGTGTCGTCATTAGTGAGGAACCGCTAGTTAACCTTATCCCCATCCAGGATGGACATACAGGCAGTTATTTAACACAATATCCAATGGACATCTTGGAAGAAATAGGCCTATTAAAAATGGATTTTCTAGGTCTTCGAAATTTATCGTTAATTGAACGTATAGTGACGAGTATTCAAAAAGGTACGGGAACAAAAATAAATATTGATCAAATTCCTTTAGATGATGAAAAAACCTATCAGTTGTTAAGTGAAGGAAACACTACCGGTGTATTCCAATTAGAATCAGAAGGTATGCGCAGTGTACTAAAAAGGTTAAAACCGACAGATTTTGAGGATATTGTTGCAGTAAATGCACTTTACCGTCCCGGTCCAATGGAAAATATTCCACAATACATTGATCGAAAACATGGGAAAGAAGTGATCAAACATCCACATCAAGATTTAGAATCAATTCTAAAGAAAACCTATGGCGTTATCATTTACCAGGAACAAATTATGCAAATTGCCTCACGAATGGCTGGGTTTTCGTTAGGTGAAGCGGATTTACTTCGAAGGGCTGTTAGTAAAAAGAAAAAGGATGTATTAGATCAGGAAAGGATTCATTTTGTTAATGGAGCGACTGAAAATGGATATAGCGAGAAAACGGCCAATGAAATATATGATTTAATTGTTCGATTTGCTAATTATGGATTTAACCGAAGCCATGCTGTTGCTTATAGCTTTATCGCCTACCAACTCGCATATTTAAAAGCTCACTTCCCATTATATTTTATGGCTTCTTTACTAACTTCTGCTGTTGGAAATGCGGATAAGATTGCACAATATATACGAGAAGCGAATCAGATGAACATTCAAGTGCTTCCGCCATCTATTAATAAAAGTCATTACTTTTTTAAGGTCGAAAAAAACGCCATTCTCTTTAGCTTAGCAGCGATAAAAGGATTAGGTGGTGTAGCATTAAAAGATATTTTAAATGCAAGAGCATCCAAGTCTTTTAGTGATCTATTCGATTTTTGCATTCGAACGTCACATCTGTCTATTAATCGGAAAACGATTGAAAATCTAGTGTTTTCAGGAGCGTTTGATGAGTTTCAGGTTGATCGTGCAACACTTTTGGCAAGTATTGACGTAGCATTGCAACATGCTGAACTTGTCAATCCTAGCGATAATATGGAAGATTTATTCTCTGATGATGAATTTTTTCAAATTAAACCAAAGTATGTGGAAGTGGAACCAATCAGTATTATTGATAAACTTTCTTTCGAAAAACAAGTACTCGGACTGTATTTATCAGACCATCCTATTCGTCCATTTCAAAAATTAATTAACGATTATACGAATGACACGATACTTTCCATTTCTAATAATCAAAAACACGTGAAACTAGGGGTTTACTTGAATGAAGTAAAAACTATCCGTACAAAAAAAGGGGAGCAAATGTGTTTCGTTAAAATCAGTGATTCTAGTGGTGAAATGGAGGGGGTATTATTTCCGAAAAGTTATCGACAATACAGTGGGTTATGTAGACAAGGGCAAGTAACATTACTAGAGGGAACCGTCGAAGTTAGAAATGATTCGAAACAATTAATTATACAAAAAATGACCGATATGAAAGATATAGAAGAAGCGAATAAGAAACTCTATCTTCGTATACCGTATTTGTTCCAGTCCCATGAAAGTTTAATTCGCATAA